In one window of Zingiber officinale cultivar Zhangliang chromosome 11A, Zo_v1.1, whole genome shotgun sequence DNA:
- the LOC122032157 gene encoding protein NONRESPONDING TO OXYLIPINS 2, mitochondrial-like: MASAGFRALSRASLSPIQSSLSRSKVAAWFASSSRPPAAASASPTRGRRFFPPFSRSPAELGCCSGSLLPLHTAVAVARLTSCLSSTSRSCRVLSQDGIDGT, translated from the exons ATGGCTTCAGCCGGATTTCGAGCCCTAAGCCGCGCCTCGCTCAGTCCAATCCAATCCTCCCTTTCGAGGTCGAAAGTGGCGGCGTGGTTTGCTTCCTCCTCTCGCCCGCCCGCCGCTGCTTCAGCTTCCCCCACTCGTGGTCGCCGCTTCTTTCCGCCCTTTTCCAG GTCTCCTGCGGAGCTGGGGTGCTGCAGCGGATCTCTTCTCCCACTTCACACCGCGGTGGCGGTGGCTAGATTGACCTCGTGCCTGAGCTCGACTTCTCGGAGTTGCCGTGTTCTTTCACAGG